From the Musa acuminata AAA Group cultivar baxijiao chromosome BXJ1-2, Cavendish_Baxijiao_AAA, whole genome shotgun sequence genome, one window contains:
- the LOC135594849 gene encoding bidirectional sugar transporter N3-like → MGGISLEHFLPLAFGILGDHHFIYVFMMDGNRALHFTDTTRWKFAGNIISFVVYLAPVPTICKIYQNKSAEGYSSLSYNLSLFSCLIWVYYAHLKPNSALLISINAIGCIILTSYITIYLVFATRKDRISTIQVFVALNLVTFIGILFLTLLLFSGTNRLTVLGWICVGFSISVYAAPMSTIRRVVRTRSVEFMPVNVLVCLTLSAAIWFGYGVFTKDAFISIPCILGVIFGIGQIVVYVIYKKKGNAVEPAEPEHIVEVAEPAPAQAAEAQVAAEGSDHEDGEGGAQESAAAAEHITKIAEHVAQIAEHIVKLAEITPMSPTQEERKAAAEEGESSAVETVVPENVIDIPASEMNGRDE, encoded by the exons ATGGGAGGCATATCTTTGGAACATTTTCTACCCCTCGCCTTCGGCATCTTAGGTGATCACCATTTCATTTACGTGTTCATGATGGATGGAAACCGTGCATTACATTTTACTGATACTACGAGATGGAAATTTGCAGGGAACATCATCTCGTTCGTGGTTTATCTGGCGCCAGT TCCTACGATCTGCAAGATCTACCAGAACAAATCAGCAGAAGGGTACTCATCACTGTCCTACAACCTATCCTTGTTCAGCTGCCTGATTTGGGTCTACTATGCGCATCTCAAACCCAACTCGGCCCTCCTCATCAGCATCAACGCCATCGGATGCATCATTCTGACAAGCTACATCACCATCTACCTCGTCTTCGCCACGAGGAAGGATAGG ATCTCTACCATCCAAGTATTCGTCGCATTGAACCTGGTGACCTTCATCGGGATCCTTTTCCTTACTCTGCTGTTGTTTAGTGGCACTAATCGCTTGACGGTGCTCGGGTGGATCTGCGTCGGCTTCTCCATCAGCGTTTACGCTGCTCCCATGAGCACCATT AGGCGTGTTGTGCGCACGAGGAGCGTGGAGTTTATGCCGGTGAACGTCTTGGTGTGCCTCACGTTGAGCGCAGCCATATGGTTCGGCTACGGTGTGTTCACCAAGGACGCATTCATCTCG ATTCCTTGCATTCTGGGAGTCATCTTTGGAATCGGGCAAATAGTGGTGTACGTGATTTACAAGAAGAAGGGGAACGCCGTGGAGCCAGCGGAGCCCGAGCACATCGTCGAGGTGGCAGAGCCGGCCCCAGCCCAGGCTGCGGAGGCGCAGGTCGCCGCGGAAGGGAGCGACCACGAGGACGGCGAGGGCGGCGCCCAGGAGTCGGCTGCGGCGGCCGAGCACATCACCAAGATCGCGGAGCACGTGGCCCAGATCGCGGAACATATCGTGAAGCTCGCGGAGATAACCCCGATGTCCCCGACGCAGGAGGAGAGGAAGGCAGCGGCGGAGGAAGGCGAGAGCAGCGCAGTGGAAACGGTGGTGCCCGAGAACGTTATCGACATCCCGGCTTCTGAGATGAACGGTCGTGACGAGTAG
- the LOC135595983 gene encoding FHA domain-containing protein FHA2-like — protein MAMVGGGAAGAGSGDVEAGFAKLQGEDFEYYMQTYSIMLGRNSKKSTVDVDLSSLGGGMNISRHHARIFYDFPRRRFALEVIGKNGCLVEGVLHLPGNPPVKLDSQDLLQIGDKKFYFLLPIRSMYATAAAARQMHPPIPAPPPPPSAMPVHPVIPPFGRKGRPRPSDFRDGSYDDEEEAEEEDADGMEDDGVARAGMKKVRRGSGEMEGFGGYGVGVGSAIAGKAGPSGHLEKKSEARSRVDREADNHQLMQLEEKDVVSSVATVLSDLCGPGEWMPMAKLHSELVEQYGNVWHHGRVRRYLTSEEWSPTETKGRPWFGLLTLLRKYPEHFVINTRSKGRVTSEFVSLVSLLS, from the exons ATGGCGATGGTGGGCGGTGGCGCCGCTGGGGCCGGATCCGGCGACGTCGAGGCCGGGTTCGCGAAGCTGCAGGGGGAGGACTTCGAGTACTACATGCAGACCTACTCCATCATGCTGGGCCGCAACAGCAAGAAGTCGACGGTGGACGTGGACCTGTCCAGCCTCGGCGGCGGCATGAACATCTCCCGCCACCACGCCCGCATCTTCTACGACTTCCCCCGCCGCCGATTCGCCCTCGAGGTCATCGGCAAGAACGGCTGCCTCGTCGAGGGCGTTCTCCACCTCCCCGGCAACCCTCCCGTCAAGCTTGACTCCCAGGACCTCCTCCAGATCGGCGACAAGAAGTTCTACTTCCTCCTCCCCATCCGATCCATGTACGCTACCGCCGCAGCGGCCCGCCAGATGCATCCCCCGATCCCcgcgccgccaccgccgccgtcgGCGATGCCGGTGCACCCCGTTATTCCGCCCTTTGGACGGAAGGGGCGGCCGCGGCCGTCGGATTTCCGGGACGGTTCCTACGACGACGAGGAGGAAGCGGAAGAGGAGGATGCGGACGGAATGGAGGATGATGGGGTCGCCCGCGCTGGAATGAAGAAAGTAAGGAGGGGTTCCGGAGAGATGGAAGGGTTTGGAGGGTACGGGGTCGGGGTCGGCAGTGCCATCGCGGGGAAGGCGGGGCCTTCAGGTCATCTGG AGAAGAAGTCTGAAGCAAGATCAAGGGTTGATAGAGAAGCAGATAATCATCAACTTATGCAGTTGGAAGAAAAGGATGTTGTCTCATCTGTAGCCACAGTTCTGTCTGATCTTTGTGGACCTGGAGAGTGGATGCCTATGGCAAAACTTCATTCAGAG CTTGTCGAGCAGTATGGCAACGTCTGGCACCATGGCAGAGTGAGGAGGTACCTTACATCGGAGGAGTGGTCGCCCACTGAAACCAAAGGAAGACCGTGGTTTGGCCTCCTAACGCTGCTAAGAAAATACCCAGAGCACTTTGTCATCAACACAAGGTCAAAAGGCAGGGTGACATCCGAGTTTGTCTCACTTGTGTCGTTGCTCTCATAG